The Bacilli bacterium region TGCGTTTGGCATCATCGGACAATTTTCTTTCGTTAAAGAATATTTGCGACCGGCGATGAATTTCCTCAATGATCATGTAGCAACGTGGGGTCAGCGTCTGAACATATTGTATCGGCCATTTTTCCAGCGCCTCAACCATAACTGTGTGATTGGTATAGGCCATAACGTGAGTGACTTGATCCCAAGCCTCATCCCAACCAAAGCCATACTCATCCATTAGAATTCGCATCAGCTCAGGTATCGCTAAAATCGGATGCGTGTCGTTAAGCTGAAAAACAAACTTATCTTTAAAATTCTTCAACGAACTGTACTTTCTCAGATGCCCGCGAACCGACGATTGAAGTCCGGCGCTGACGAGAAAGTATTGTTGACGTAAACGCAGAAGTTTTCCGTGCTCCGTACTGTCATCGGGATATAGGCCGTGGCAGAGTTCTTTAAGGGTCTGCAGGTAATCTTCAAAAGCCTGATCCTTGGGAAGATTTTCTTCGCTAGGTTCGGCGCTCCATAGACGGAGCGTATTAGCCACGCCGTTACGATAGCCAATAATCGACATATCATAGGGCACCGCCTTAACACAGACCGGATCCACCGTTCGAATGCCATAACTACCGTCCGCTTTGGTATAAGTCTCGGCGTGTCCATAGAACTTTACTTCGACCGAGTGTTTGGGTTTTCTAACTTCCCAAACGTTGCCATTTACCAACCATTGATCGGGAACTTCCACCTGACTGCCATTTACGATTTTTTGTTTAAAAAATCCATACTCATAACGAATGCAGTTGCCGTGGCCTGGATAGCCCAGCGAGGCGATTGAATCCATAAAGCAAGCCGCTAGCCGTCCGAGGCCACCGTTGCCCAGTCCAGCATCGGCTTCCTGGTTTTCTAGATCGTGAATATCAATTCCCATTTCCTTTAAACCATCGCGCGCGACCGAGTAGATTCCTAAATTCATCATATTGTTGACCAGCAAGCGGCCAATTAAAAATTCCATTGAAAAATATATCAATTGTTTTCGATTATCGGCCATAATTTCATCGCGGGTATTGCGCCAATTAAAAGCGCTAAAATCGCGAACCATCGTGCCTAAAATATCATACCGTTCGGTAATGTGACTTTCCTTAACCGAGCGGCCATATTTCTCAATCAAACGTTTTTCAAATTCGCTTTTAAAGACTTCTTTACTATCAAACATATTGCTGTGTACCATAATTCTTTCCTCTAATTTACTTGTAATTACTTTTCGTTGTACTTTAAGATAATCGCTCCCAAAGACGCCAGTTTTATCGTTAAGCGGAAGGGGTGATTTTCCGGTCCGGAAGTTGAAATGGTGTCCAAGGGAAGTCCGTTGTATTGGTTCCAGCCGCCATAGACATCCTTGTCGGAATTAAACAGTTCAATATACTGACCGGCGCGCGTAACGCCGATGTCATATTGCTCATAATAAACCGGTGTCATATTGAATATAAATATCAAATGTGACTTTCCAACCCGTCTTTCAAAGGCAAAAACCGATTGATTGCTGTTATCGACCATCAACCAATTAAAATGCGACGGATTATACTCTTCAAAACTTAGTGCTTCCTCATAGACATAGATTCGATTTAAGTCGCGGACAAGCCGAGAAACGCTGTCGTGTTTAGGAAATTTCTTTAGTTCCCACGGAAGTGATTTTTCTTCGTTCCATTCATCAAAACTCGCCAATTCGTTTCCCATGAAAGAAAGTTTTTTCCCCGGATGAGCAAACATATAAACATAAAGATTACGCAAAAGAGCAAACTTTTGGTCGTAATCGCCCCACATCTTGTTAATTAATGTTCCTTTGCCGTGGACAACCTCATCATGCGAAAGGGGCAACAGAAAATTCTCGCTGTAGAAATAGGCCATAGAAAAGGTAAGTTTGTTATGATCGTATTTCTTGTACACCGGATCGAGGGCATAATACTTTAAAGTATCGTTCATCCAACCTAAATCCCACTTATAATCAAAACCTAAACCTCCGTATTCCAGCGAGTGAGTGACTCCCGAATAATCGCTGCTATCTTCAGCTATCATCATCAGGGCCGGGAAACGATAGTGTAGTTTTCCGTTTAGACGCTTGACAAATTCAATGGCTCCCGAATTTTCCCCACGGGCGCGGTTTCCATCCCAAAAGATGATATTGCTAACCGCATCGACCCGCACACCATCAAAATGGAAATACTCAACATAATATGCAATTGCCGACATAAGAAAACTTCGGACGGGGTCTTTTCCTAAATCAAATTGAGGGGAACCCCATTGGGAGAAGGTATTGGTTGGATCATCGTATTCATAAACGTGAGAACCGTCAAAGTTAATCAATCCAAACGGATCCGGAGCAAAATGAACGACAACGAAATCTAATATAACGCCGATTCCCGCTTGGTGAAGACGATCAACAAAACTCATAAGTTGCATTGGATTGCCATAACGGCTGTCCACGCTATAAAAGCCAGTTGCCTGATAGCCCCAACTTCCATCGAATGGGTATTGGGTAATCGGCATAATCTCAACATGGGTGTAACCATGTTCCTTAACATAGGGAATAAGATAATCGGCAACCTCTTCGTAACTCAAAAAGCGATTTTCAATCTTGCCGAGCCACGATCCTAAATGAATCTCATATATACTCATCGGTCGGTCGAAATTGCGACTCCGATTATTCATATAGGGCTTGTCGTGCCATATAAACCCATCGATATTAAATAAGCGTGAGCATGAATTAGGCCGAAGTTCCGAGAAAAAAGCGAAAGGATCGGCTTTATCTACATAATTTCCCTTGGCATCAAGAAAATGAAATTTATATGAATCATAGTTTTCCAATCCCCAGACTGTCGTTTCAAAAACACCCGCCGGGTCGATCTTTTTCATAGGATTTGCTCCCGGTTGCCAGTTGTTCCAGCTACCGATAACACTGACATCAGCCGCCAGCGGCGCATAGAGACGAAAAACAACTCCTTTACGAGTAATTTTTCTCTTTTCACTCGTCGGTTTTTTTCCTTTTTCTATCGGAGGCAGGATATCAATTTCTTCGACTACATCCTCGATGAAATGAGCGCCAAAATAACGAAAACCGTCAATTGACTGACCAGTAAGATAGTCATAGAGCATTCCGTATGCCATATCATCCTCCTGTTTTTACTATTTCATTATAAATAAAACCGGTTGACAAAAAAAGGAATTTTATTCTTTACTTAAAAAAATTAAGCAATATTAAGTAAACCGCTTACATTTTCCTGTTAAGAAAATTATCAAAGACAATCAAACGATTTTATCGGGATTTATTCTTACAAAATCAACTGTAATTTAAGATAATTCATATTAGAAAACATTTTTCCGTATAATTAAGACATTTTTCTTTGCAAAGGTTGCGAAAAAGCCATTGAGCGCCTATAATTTGAAAATGTTTTAGGAGATAATTATGAGCATTAAAATTATGGCCGTTAACGCCGGCAGTTCCAGTCTAAAATTTAAGTTGTATCAAATGCCAGAAGAGACGATTATATGTTCGGGAATCGCTGATCGAATCGGCCATGACGATGGAATATTTAAGATTTCTTTCGGTGGGCAAACCATCAAAAAAATTCTTCCGCTTCCTAATCATGCAGTCGGAGTTAAACTTCTTCTTGACGCGTTGATTGATTATAAGATATTGAATAGTCTTAATGAAATCGGCGGTATTGGCCACCGCGTGGTCCAGGGCGGAAAATACTTCTCCGATTCGG contains the following coding sequences:
- the glgB gene encoding 1,4-alpha-glucan branching protein GlgB, which encodes MAYGMLYDYLTGQSIDGFRYFGAHFIEDVVEEIDILPPIEKGKKPTSEKRKITRKGVVFRLYAPLAADVSVIGSWNNWQPGANPMKKIDPAGVFETTVWGLENYDSYKFHFLDAKGNYVDKADPFAFFSELRPNSCSRLFNIDGFIWHDKPYMNNRSRNFDRPMSIYEIHLGSWLGKIENRFLSYEEVADYLIPYVKEHGYTHVEIMPITQYPFDGSWGYQATGFYSVDSRYGNPMQLMSFVDRLHQAGIGVILDFVVVHFAPDPFGLINFDGSHVYEYDDPTNTFSQWGSPQFDLGKDPVRSFLMSAIAYYVEYFHFDGVRVDAVSNIIFWDGNRARGENSGAIEFVKRLNGKLHYRFPALMMIAEDSSDYSGVTHSLEYGGLGFDYKWDLGWMNDTLKYYALDPVYKKYDHNKLTFSMAYFYSENFLLPLSHDEVVHGKGTLINKMWGDYDQKFALLRNLYVYMFAHPGKKLSFMGNELASFDEWNEEKSLPWELKKFPKHDSVSRLVRDLNRIYVYEEALSFEEYNPSHFNWLMVDNSNQSVFAFERRVGKSHLIFIFNMTPVYYEQYDIGVTRAGQYIELFNSDKDVYGGWNQYNGLPLDTISTSGPENHPFRLTIKLASLGAIILKYNEK